The sequence aaatcacggtccattccgagaatgtttaacacccgctcacaaaagagacaagaaggggaagccggatgacataggagtgccggattgcaaaacggacaacggggaaaatgccggatgcaagttttgaaaaacatgcagatgaaatgcagatgatgacatagcaaaatgcaacatgcaagcaaatgatgtggcaacgacggcgaataactggaagacacctggcgcatcgaatccggggcgttacagggggtataagtcatggagaagttagaatattgtagctattatgcaataataaattatgaatgggtttacaatagtacctaaagtttatgatttactttttatactaatggatctcacgaggtttctgttgagttttgtgtgctgaagttttcaagtttggggtgagatcacaatggatgaaggaaatAAGGAGCTGCAAGACCCTAAATTGGGGATTCctaaggcacccaaggtaatattcaaggaccaccaagcatctaagcttggggatgcccggatggcatcccctctttcgtctacaatccatcgatatattacttggagctatatttttattcatcatataatatgagttttgcttgcAGCGTCATGTATTGTAgtagtctttgctttgtttgctttttagttttccacaatcattgtTTGTTGCACACATCTTTTGAGAGGAACACACATTTATTCacgatttgttagaatactctatgtgcttcgcttatatcttttgagctaggcagttgctcgtgcttcacttatatcgtttagaGCATGAGGATGGTTATATTTTAatgaaatagttgcactctcatgcttcacttatatatttttgagagtctaATGAATAGTAATGGCAACATGTACTGGTTATTAAATTGGTCCTGATATGATGGGTAttgaagagggatataataaaaaaatccatgtagatcactgaatatgataagtttgattccttacaatagttttgcgataGATATGGTAATATGTGGGTTGTACTAGTGaataattatggtttagtaagaatattggtgttaaggtttgtaattcccgaagcatgcacgtatagtctctcgttatgctaagtTGGGGCACaatttattattgagtgtctttCTTTGCGTGGAGGTAGGGTgcgcgcaatggttaactcctatcAACCTCCCCcgtaggggcatgcatagtagtactttgcttcgagcgCTAATagactttcgcaataagtatgtgagttctttataactaatgtgagTCCATTGATTATGTGCACTCTCACCTTTGCACAATTTGCTAGtgtcttcggtaccatgcattgccttttctcacctcgagagttaatgcaaacttcgccagtgcataccaaccccgtgatatgatacgctctatcacacataagcctccttatatcttcctcaaaacagccaccatacctacctatcatggcatttctatagccattctgagatatattattgtccaacttccaccgttccgttattataaCATacatcgtcattgtcatattgctttcaatgatcatatagctaacatagtagttgtggctcagccatcaTTCATCATAATCATATATGTTATGCTagtatcattgcacatcctggtacattgccagaggcattcatatagagtcatatggtTCAGTTTTATCAAgtagtaagtaaataaaagtgtgatgatcatcattattagagcattgtcctagtgaggaaatgaaaaaaaagaggccaaaaagagcccaacaaaaaataagagaaaaagaagaagagaaaattaGAGCATTATCCTAGTGATGattccttttccacacttgtgcttcaaagtagcaccatgtttttatatagggagtctcctatgttgtcacgttcatgtactaatgggaattttccattatagaacttggcttgtatattccgatgatgggcttcctcaaatgcccgagatcttcatgagcaagcaagttggatgcacacccacttagttttcagtttgagatttcatacacttatagctcttagtgcatctgttgcatggaaatccttgctcctctcattgacatcaattgatggacatctccatagcctgttgattagccgtgtACATGTGAGACTATCTTCATTTTTGTCTTCCCCTTATTAATCTCTACCACTgtattctatttcacccatagtgctatgtccatggcttatgctcatgtattgcgtgggggttgaaaaggctgaagtgcaTTAAAAAGAATGAACCAATTTCTTCACTGGCATCGTGGTTGTACATAATTTatattttgtgttaagaagatggagcatgacaaggctatatgattttttATGGATAGCATTCTTtcgcatttttattttgaaaggcatgattgtttatTGGTGtccgagtattgatgtctttatgtaaaATTATATACTATTGTTTTGAAGCattcggatcttaatattcataccataaaagaaagattacatgataaacatgttagggaGAAATCCACATCAAaatttatgtttttatcatttacctactcaaggacgagctggaattaagcttggggatgattgatatgtctccaacatatctataatttttgttgttccatgctattatagtatcaatcttggatgttttatatgcaagtatatgctattttatatcagtTTCTAGTACTAACCAATTAACCGAGTGCCTAGTgtcaattgttgttttttgcctgttttttgtttccaggaaatcagtaccaaacggagtccaaacgctatgaaacttttgaatgattttttttgaacaagagagaccctagaatcttcgggaggagaccagaagGCAAACAAGGAGAtgacaaggcaacagggcgcgcccagggggtaggtgcgccttGATGCCTTGTGGGCTCCTCATGGtttcgtctgacctaattccacctctataaattcttgaaaatcatgaaaccaaGAGGGAGCCAACCAAAACACTTTCTCCACCGCcacaagtttctgttcttccgcgatcccatctagaggccttgtCCGGTACTCTGTCATGCGGAAATCGATTACGAAGGACTTCTACATCATACTTGCCGCcttccaatgatgcatgagtagttcaccacataCCTATGGGTTAattgctagtagctagatggcttgttctctctttttgatcttcaatacaatgttcttttCGATGTtcgtggagttctattcgatgcaatcttcttttgtggtgtgttggttgggatccgatgaattgtgggtttctgatcatattattcatgaatattaattgatTCTTCTTTGAACTTTATTATTCATGATTCTgttagctttgtatttctctctgatctatccgtttggtttggccaactagaatgatttatcttcagtgggagaggtgctttgtaatgggttcaatcttgcggtgctctatatcctagtgacagaaagggaccaGACACGcatttgtattgttgctattaagggtaaaaatatggggtttattcatattgattgggtttaatttgtctacatcatgtcatcttgcttaaggtagtactctgttttatacttaataccataaatgcatgctggatatcggtcgattggtggagtaatagtagtagatgcaggtaggagtcggtctacttgtctcagacgtgatacctatatacgtgatcattgccttgaatatcatcataactatgcgattttcaATCATttgcccagcagtaatttgttcacccaccgtatgttatgtgttcgggagagaagcctctagtgaaaactatggccccggggtctacttttatcacatataaaaacacaaaaataccttcctgcgattttatttcttttatttcatCGCAGTTTACTTTATTACCTACCACTATGagaattaatccttgcaattaactgccgaggggattgacaactcccttatttgcgttgggtgcaagtatttcttTTGTGTGTGCGGGTGTTGTTCACGAGGCTTAGTgtgcttctcctactggattgataaccttggttcttaactaagggaaatacttatctctgatGTACTGCATCCTCCTCtcttcttcggggaaatcccaaagCGGCTCACAAGTAGCACCTTCCTCTCCCCTAACTTATGGTTGTCGCTCGTGATGACAAGGAGTACCACAAGGCCGAGGCTCGTCTCAAGGCAGAGCACGATGATGATGCCTATGTGGCGAAGGTTGTTGGGGATGATCCGCAATATTTAGTAGTAGAGATTAAATTATGCAATGGACTATGTGCTCATGTTCATGTTTCATTTGCTTTTAAAAAAAATTGTCACTAGCCTTTGGCCTACTGGAAAAGTAGAAAAATTTCTCGAGACCAAAaatcctctctctccttccctaaATTCAATTTTTGGTCACCAAAATTTTGAtttgctgttggagatgctcttagacatATCCTAGCAGAGTATTTGTACCATGGATTGTTGGTGAAAGTTATGAACAACTTTACCATCAAGGTAACACAAACTATCGGAGATGCTCACAAGAAACATTCTATGACAACACATGGTCGATCAATACGCCTTTGTCCACATTAATTACGCTTAAGCATGATCTTTTTCTATAGGACAACTCAATTGCCAAGTTATAGTGCATATAATATTTTTCAGCAATCAAAGTCtgtaaactttgaccaaatttataaaaaTAATCTATAAATATGGTCAAAATTTACAAATTATAGTTGTTACAACATATTATGCACTATAATTTGGCAAATAGAGAGTATCACAGTTAAATTATGAATTTTACTCCCTAACCCTAACCTTGTAACAATGCTTGCCACATTTCACCCCTTAAAAAGTCATCTTGTTACAACTTCTATCATACCTTACTAATTTGCCAAAATGGTAAGACGGACCTATGTGTTGCAAGGCGCTGTCGCTGAAAGGGTAGTCAATTCAAGCTCAATTCATCACATGATTATTAAATATGGCGCTTGATCCAATGGAATTGATACTTTACAAAAGTTCACTGAATCTTGATCAATGTTTTTACATCATCCAATGCACCTTAATGACTATGTGTATGAGTTTCCTGGCGTGCAATATGTCACTCATGTTTGCTCGTGACAAGGGGAAGAGGAGCGGGATGGGTAGGAGGGAGTCCACAAAGGCTATGTCCTATTTAGGTCATGTGGTAGTGTGGCCCAACGGTGAATGATAAAAGCCATCACAATGTAAGAACTAAGTGATAAAACATGGCAGGATATTTAATATAGGGTAAGCTGCCATGAGGTCAATTTACTCAAGAACAAAACCCTAGACTAACTTGAATCACATATCATTTTTATGTACAAAGtgcaaatacaaattgttcttaaGGGAACATAAGGATTTGGGTTTAAACCATACCAAATTTGTAAGGTGTGGAGTTTATATGGTATCAACCGCCACACCCAAGTTTAGTATGTGCAATTAATTGGAACAAATTAAGAGCATTGCCATATTAAGATTGTTGCAAAATATATGCACGTAAcatagaagaaagaaagaaagaaagcctTTACAAGAGGGGTACCCATCAACTTCCCAGTAAGGAACTCCTAAGGGTGTTTTCGATTTGTCTGGTTTTCAATTTTCAATTACATAAATAGAAAATGCAGGATTGTAATGTCGTGTCTACTCAAATTCTGTAGGATTTATATTACACTAAATTTGGGTCGTTGCACCATAGATAAAACATGTGATTTTTCCATATCTTCTGAGTGCAAAAAAACCCTATGAAGAAAATCCTATGGTTTGTCCAAATTTATAAAAGAAATCTTAAGATTTAATTCTACAAATCAAACAACAAACATGGAGAAAATTCATAAGGGTCCAGATACTCTGATGCGAAAGCCTTcgataaagcggggcgaaagcctttttcggtaaatatGTCCATGACCTTGTAATCCTACTAGGAGTATGTTTTTTAATTCCTATAGCGAATAAAAAGGCCCTTAGTAGATTTTGCATACTGATCTCGAATTCCCAATGCCTTCGAGGTTCAACAAAAAAAATATCTATGTTGTAGCTAAGGATGAAGACGGAGCGAAAACGAATGGGACTGGGTATTACCTTATTTTTTTGTGAAAGAGGAAACGAATACAAAATCCCCGGAATATGGAAGCAGATACTATCGGAAACAAAAATGGAGCGAATATGGAGCGGGCATGGCGACGACAACGGGtgttgaacaaaattttaaaaactcTTGAATCATGTAGAAAATACAAAAACCAACAAACTTAATCAACTGTTAACATGGCTATAAAAATAATATGGTTAGATTAGCGACTTAACATAGTATTGTGGTAGTACATGACAACTGCATATAGACTCGCTAAATTCATGCGTCCTATTAGAGCCAGTAGAAGTTTGCCTCACATGGGTCATTTTGATTATTGTGTGTCATTGTGTGTTATTCGATGGTTGAGCTGCCAAACAGCCGTAGACCTATAGTAAAAAGggaaattccatattcacggaaacgAAAAGTTCAGTTTCCGTGTCCGTTCCGCCAGAAAACATGGTTCCCTTTTGTTTCCGTTTCCGCGTAAACATTTGTGTTTCTGTTTCCGTTTCCATATTTCCTCTTCGTTTTCTTTTTTTCATCGAAAAAGCGGAACGTTTCCGCTCCATTTTCAGCTCTCTCTACTGTCAGACTTTTCGTTCCGTTTTCCGTTTCACCGAAAAACACGGTTCCGTTTCCATGTAAAGAAAATctgtttctatttctgtttttctattttctccCCGTTTCTCTTTTTTGTCCGAAAAAGCGGAAAGTTTTTGCTCGCTTTTCACCCTTGTTGTCAACCATCTACCAAACCCAATAGGATCCATATGCAGGTCCATATATCCCCCTCTCGGTCCAGAGTGAAGATCTCTCATGGTTTGTGCATGCATGCCCACCCTTCTTCGCTGCATCTGAGGCCATGCCTATACTTCCAATAATTTATTGTACCACATCTCCATCGATGGCGACCTTGCTCTGAGGCCATGGCCTACTCTCACAAGGCTTCATCTTTCATTTCCCCAATAATCCTTCGTCTCCAGCTCGTCTCAGCGTCTCCTCCTATAAAACCCTCGCCCCCCTGACCCTTCGCAGGAAAACTTGTCCAAAGCCGCTTCAGTCGGTTCCCATCCCCCCTCGCGTTTCTTCTTCCAAGTCCAGGCCGGGTGCAAGAGAGGCGGGGTGACCGACCATGAAGGAGTACTGGACGATGCTGGCGTCGCTCATGGGCGCGCTGGCGTTCCTGCAAGGGGTGCTGCACGCCGTGTTCCCCGCGGAGCTGCGGGCGGCGCTGGCGCGGCTGCTCGGGCGCCTCACCCGAGCCTTCTCGCCCTACTGCTACTTCGACGTCACGGAGACGGACGGGATGAGCAACAACGAGATCTACGACGCCGTGCAGCTCTACCTCAGCAGCACGGCCGCGCCGGCGTCGGGGGCCCGGCTCAGCCTCACGCGCCCGCACAACGCCACCTCCTTCACCTTCGGGCTCGCCGCCAGCGACCGCGTCGTCGACGCCTTCCGCGGCGCGGCCGTCACGTGGGAGCACGTGGTGGCGCCGCGCCAGTCCCCCGGCTTCTCCTGGCGCCCGCTCCCCGAGGAGAAGCGCCGGTTCACGCTCCGGATCCGTCGCGGCGACAGGGAGAAGCTGCTACCGGCCTACCTCGACCACATCCTCGCCACGGCGCAGGAGATCCGCCGCCGGAGCCAGGACAGGCTGCTCTACACCAACGCGCGCGGCGGGGCCATGGACTCGCGCGGCCTCCCCTGGGACCCCGTCCCCTTCAAGCACCCCAGCACGTTCGACACCCTCGCCATGGACCCCGACCGCAAGGCGTCCATCATGGCCGACCTCCGCGACTTCGCCGCCGGCAGCTCGTTCTACGAGCGCACGGGCCGCGCCTGGAAGCGCGGCTACCTCCTTTACGGCCCGCCGGGGACAGGCAAGTCCAGCATGATCGCGGCCATGGCCAACTTCCTCGGGTACGACGTGTACGACCTCGAGCTCACCGAGGTGAGCAGCAATGCCGAGCTGCGGAAGCTGCTGATGAAGACCACGTCCAAGTCCATCATCGTGATCGAGGACATCGACTGCTCCGTCGACCTCACCAACCGGGCGGCCCTGCCTCCGGCGCCGAAGCCGCGGCCAACCCTCGACGGCGCGATCGACCAGGACgcgggggcggcgtcggggcggtcgATCACGCTCTCCGGCCTCCTCAACTTCACCGACGGGCTGTGGTCGTGCTGCGGGTCGGAGCGCATCTTTGTCTTCACCACTAACCACATCGAGAAGCTGGACCCGGCGCTGCTCCGGTCCGGCCGGATGGACATGCACGTCTTCATGAGCTACTGCACGTTCCCGGCGCTCAAGATCCTCCTCAAGAACTACCTCTGCCTCCAGGACGACGGCGCCGAGGTGATGCGTGGGCTGGAGGAATGGATCGAGGCGGCGGAGATCACGCCGGCGGATGTGAGCGAGGTGCTGATCAAGAACCGGAGGAACGGGAAGGAGAGGGCGAtggaggagctgctggaggtcCTGAAAACGCGCGCCGAGAAGCGGCGGCTCGACggcgggaaggcggcggcggcggcgaaggacaacgacgaagaggaagagaagagggcCCTGGAGAGCCCCAAGGAAGGGAAAGGGCCGGCCGGCAAGGACAGCTGCGGGGACGGACAGGACGAGGAGACGGATGCCAAGAAACAGCTGTGACTGAGCAAGCCAAGCGCCGCGGTGAGGGGGACAGGAAGAGGGAAAGCGAACGGTTCAAAATTTCCCTGTTTGGTCACACCATATTCTTCTCCCTTTTCACTGGAGAACGCCACGCGATGCAAGGAAAAAATAGTCTTCCTCTTCCGTTATTCGATGTTTGCAGTTGTAGCAAGTACTAGTAGTACTCCTGGACCTAGATGAATTCTCTTGAGTTAGTTTTCTTTTCTCTATGTTAAGAAGAAAGAGATGTTTGAAGACTCACACCGGTGTCATTGCGTGGCATGCGCAATCCATGCTCTGCTTGTTTGGCATGCGCCTCCCTGTTGCTTGTGCGTGAGAAGGTCGTGTTCAGTTGGTGCAGATTCAACAGTATTCGAAGGCACATCACGTTTTCCCTAGGCCGGCAGGGTTTCTACGCTTTGTGTAGGGCCTCAGATTAGTTTATGGCCTCTTACCAAGCCTGGATATGTGCACGTTCGTCTCTTTTTTGGATCCCCTGTGGCGCACGTATCCAACGCAACCGTCGCGGGCTCCAGCTCAGCGCTTTCGGAGAAAAATAATGCCTCGCCCGTGGAGTTGGATCGTGGGTCTGCACTCTGCAGGCACTGTATGAGCCGCCCCCTGCCCCTGGCCTTCCATTTTCTACACGCAGGACGGACTAGAAAACGACTGTATTGTGTTGTGTTTTGTGCGTTGTGCCTCGGCATATAGTAGCACAACTTTTGTTTCTGCCGTCGTGCACTTAGTAAGTGTTGATCTTTTCTTGTATAGAAACAAACCAGGAGTTGATAGCTATGGGCAGGAACCGACCGGCGTCTTCGAATCAGAATCTACGCATGTTCCTCGCATGACATTCTCCGTCATTTTTCCTTCTCTTGCTCGACATTCTCTGTTATTTT comes from Triticum aestivum cultivar Chinese Spring chromosome 5B, IWGSC CS RefSeq v2.1, whole genome shotgun sequence and encodes:
- the LOC123112031 gene encoding AAA-ATPase At5g57480-like, with the protein product MKEYWTMLASLMGALAFLQGVLHAVFPAELRAALARLLGRLTRAFSPYCYFDVTETDGMSNNEIYDAVQLYLSSTAAPASGARLSLTRPHNATSFTFGLAASDRVVDAFRGAAVTWEHVVAPRQSPGFSWRPLPEEKRRFTLRIRRGDREKLLPAYLDHILATAQEIRRRSQDRLLYTNARGGAMDSRGLPWDPVPFKHPSTFDTLAMDPDRKASIMADLRDFAAGSSFYERTGRAWKRGYLLYGPPGTGKSSMIAAMANFLGYDVYDLELTEVSSNAELRKLLMKTTSKSIIVIEDIDCSVDLTNRAALPPAPKPRPTLDGAIDQDAGAASGRSITLSGLLNFTDGLWSCCGSERIFVFTTNHIEKLDPALLRSGRMDMHVFMSYCTFPALKILLKNYLCLQDDGAEVMRGLEEWIEAAEITPADVSEVLIKNRRNGKERAMEELLEVLKTRAEKRRLDGGKAAAAAKDNDEEEEKRALESPKEGKGPAGKDSCGDGQDEETDAKKQL